The proteins below are encoded in one region of Knoellia sp. S7-12:
- a CDS encoding phosphodiester glycosidase family protein: protein MPPPSRSTRSRTWKGLVAATIALLLALLAPSGAQASPTGPDHDGSAPVITGVDPAVGRTAAGSSDITEPRIVAPQANQTDDRLWLSDVTRPVAPAVSLRSFEWLDAGGFMRGDLLKVDLAAGSVKPDYINAGKVASASPLTEQADPRRAVAAVNGDYFDINNSSAPQGGAKQLDGTVVKGPNPGHNYAVGVGESNLGQITSMFLQGTISLPSGSIPLDGLNQSAIPADGVTVFSPLWGDYTRTRVTGGATKVREVVTRGGLVESVATSAGAGQLASDQLAVVGRGAGADKLAALKVGDKVGVDYALRNEGANLKMAISGNTMLLKDNVVLPQTDKAIHPRTAIGFDADGSTMFVLTVDGRMAASRGMTYAETGTFLKEVGATTGINLDGGGSSTMLAREAGETDLDVENQPSDGGLRAVPDGVGLFAEAGSGQVRGMRLITTSDEENVDLRRVFPGFTRQLTALGHDETYAPVQTSPAYKAQGKATVSSTGLLRAGTPGDVVATAQIEGLKETLELTVLGPLQRLRPSVDKVSILVPAEPSTFRIIGADANGFETPLETGDVALDYDPALVDVTSSGVDFTVKARPGVTTGAVVIKATAEGVVTHVPVAIGSVSTTLSNFDDAATWRFTQARAAGKVEPAPGREGGTGLKMTYDFTKSTATRVGYARPATPIVITQGQPLALGVWVHGDGMGAWTSFGISDGEGKAASLYGPYITWTGWKYMEVPVPQTLPGPITLNFVAAIETGAARSYTGAVVFDDLVVKTAPPVSAPETPVVTDPVVQQHSALSTSGEQFTYAVMSDGQFTADNQSLVPAVRRTMREIVSSTPDFVVITGDLVDTGYPADFALAKKVIDEELTAKEVKWYYLPGNHEIYGPGSTSNFSAVFGETHHSFVHKGTRFVLLDSSTGTLRGGGFDQWQMLRSALDDAEKNDAVNGVVVGWHHPPRDPSPVKGSQMTDRVEAQTVETWLSDFRMRSGKGALFVGGHVGAFSAGRVNAVPYVVNGNSGKAPSTSPDEGGFSGWTTVRIDPEAPRVPAPKLYRVDPADPGPHPWARVQIRPHVDELTVSAPGVTVGATTQVSTTISQGTRTFPLAYPVSASWSGEGVHVGTGNAPGSAVAAYDPVTGKLTGLRTGSGTLTVTVNGVTRTAPVTVS, encoded by the coding sequence ATGCCCCCACCCTCGCGCTCGACCCGATCTCGCACCTGGAAGGGCCTGGTCGCCGCCACGATCGCCCTCCTCCTCGCCCTGCTCGCGCCCTCCGGCGCACAGGCCTCACCCACAGGCCCTGACCACGACGGCAGCGCCCCCGTCATCACCGGCGTCGACCCCGCAGTTGGGCGCACGGCCGCGGGCAGCTCGGACATCACCGAGCCGAGAATCGTTGCGCCGCAGGCGAACCAGACCGATGACCGCCTCTGGCTCAGCGATGTCACCCGCCCCGTCGCCCCAGCCGTGTCGCTGCGCTCGTTCGAGTGGCTCGACGCCGGTGGCTTCATGCGCGGCGACCTCCTCAAAGTGGACCTGGCCGCAGGGTCGGTGAAGCCGGACTACATCAACGCTGGCAAGGTCGCGTCGGCGAGCCCGCTCACCGAGCAGGCCGACCCCCGCCGCGCCGTGGCCGCCGTCAACGGCGACTACTTCGACATCAACAACTCCAGCGCCCCTCAGGGCGGCGCGAAGCAGCTCGACGGCACCGTCGTCAAGGGCCCGAACCCGGGCCACAACTATGCCGTCGGCGTGGGCGAGAGCAACCTCGGCCAGATCACGTCGATGTTCCTGCAGGGAACGATTTCCCTCCCGAGCGGTTCCATCCCGTTGGACGGCCTCAATCAGTCCGCCATACCCGCTGATGGTGTCACCGTCTTCAGCCCCCTCTGGGGCGACTACACGCGAACCCGCGTCACCGGAGGTGCGACGAAGGTACGTGAGGTCGTGACCCGCGGTGGCCTCGTCGAGTCGGTTGCCACATCGGCCGGAGCGGGTCAGCTCGCCAGCGACCAGCTCGCCGTCGTCGGGCGCGGCGCTGGCGCCGACAAGCTGGCGGCCCTCAAGGTCGGCGACAAGGTGGGCGTGGACTACGCCCTGCGCAACGAGGGCGCCAACCTCAAGATGGCGATCTCGGGCAACACGATGCTGCTCAAGGACAATGTCGTCCTGCCCCAGACCGACAAGGCGATCCACCCCCGCACGGCCATCGGCTTCGACGCCGATGGGTCCACGATGTTCGTCCTCACCGTCGACGGTCGCATGGCCGCCTCACGCGGCATGACCTATGCCGAGACCGGCACGTTCCTCAAGGAGGTCGGCGCCACCACCGGCATCAACCTCGACGGCGGCGGCTCCTCGACGATGCTCGCCCGCGAGGCCGGCGAAACTGACCTCGACGTGGAGAACCAGCCATCCGACGGCGGCCTTCGCGCAGTGCCCGACGGCGTCGGGCTGTTCGCTGAGGCTGGCTCCGGGCAGGTCCGTGGGATGCGACTCATCACCACCTCCGACGAGGAGAACGTCGACCTGCGTCGCGTCTTCCCCGGGTTCACCCGCCAGCTCACTGCCCTCGGACACGACGAGACGTACGCACCCGTCCAGACCTCACCGGCATACAAGGCGCAGGGCAAGGCGACCGTCTCGAGCACGGGACTGCTGCGCGCCGGCACGCCAGGCGACGTCGTCGCCACTGCGCAGATCGAGGGCCTCAAGGAGACTCTCGAGTTGACCGTGCTGGGGCCGCTGCAGCGACTGCGCCCCAGTGTCGACAAGGTCTCGATCCTTGTCCCCGCCGAGCCTTCGACGTTCCGGATCATCGGCGCTGACGCCAACGGTTTCGAGACCCCTCTCGAGACTGGGGACGTCGCGCTCGACTACGACCCGGCCCTCGTCGACGTCACCAGCAGCGGTGTGGACTTCACTGTGAAGGCCAGGCCGGGCGTCACGACCGGAGCCGTCGTGATCAAGGCCACGGCCGAGGGAGTCGTCACGCATGTCCCGGTGGCTATCGGTTCCGTCAGCACGACACTGAGCAATTTCGACGACGCCGCGACCTGGCGGTTCACCCAAGCGCGAGCTGCTGGCAAGGTCGAGCCGGCGCCCGGACGCGAGGGTGGCACCGGACTGAAGATGACCTATGACTTCACGAAGTCGACGGCCACGCGAGTCGGCTATGCGCGACCGGCCACTCCGATCGTCATCACCCAGGGTCAGCCACTGGCGCTGGGCGTGTGGGTCCACGGGGATGGCATGGGCGCATGGACGTCCTTTGGCATCAGCGACGGCGAGGGCAAGGCCGCCTCGCTCTACGGGCCCTACATCACGTGGACCGGCTGGAAATACATGGAGGTGCCCGTCCCCCAGACGCTCCCAGGGCCGATCACCCTCAACTTCGTGGCGGCGATCGAGACCGGCGCTGCTCGCTCCTACACGGGAGCCGTCGTCTTCGACGACCTCGTCGTGAAGACGGCCCCGCCGGTGAGCGCCCCGGAGACCCCGGTCGTCACCGATCCGGTGGTCCAGCAGCACTCCGCTCTGAGCACGTCGGGTGAACAGTTCACCTATGCCGTGATGTCGGACGGTCAGTTCACCGCTGACAACCAGTCACTCGTCCCGGCCGTGCGTCGCACGATGCGCGAAATCGTCTCCAGCACACCGGACTTCGTTGTCATCACCGGTGACCTGGTCGACACCGGCTACCCCGCCGACTTCGCGCTGGCCAAGAAGGTCATCGACGAGGAACTCACGGCCAAGGAGGTGAAGTGGTACTACTTGCCGGGCAACCACGAGATCTATGGTCCCGGCTCGACGAGCAACTTCAGTGCCGTCTTCGGCGAGACGCATCACAGCTTCGTGCACAAGGGCACCCGATTCGTGCTGCTCGACTCCTCGACCGGCACGTTGCGCGGTGGCGGGTTCGACCAGTGGCAGATGCTGCGGTCGGCGCTCGATGACGCAGAGAAGAACGACGCCGTGAACGGCGTGGTCGTCGGCTGGCACCACCCCCCGCGTGACCCGAGCCCGGTCAAGGGCTCACAGATGACCGACCGCGTGGAGGCCCAGACGGTGGAGACGTGGCTGTCCGACTTCCGGATGCGCAGCGGCAAGGGTGCACTGTTCGTCGGCGGCCACGTCGGTGCCTTCTCTGCAGGGCGCGTCAACGCCGTGCCCTACGTCGTCAACGGCAACTCGGGCAAGGCTCCGTCGACCTCACCCGACGAGGGCGGGTTCTCCGGTTGGACGACCGTGCGCATCGATCCCGAGGCACCACGGGTTCCGGCACCCAAGCTCTATCGGGTCGACCCGGCCGACCCCGGCCCCCACCCCTGGGCGCGAGTCCAGATCCGTCCCCACGTCGATGAGCTCACAGTGAGCGCGCCGGGAGTCACTGTCGGCGCAACCACCCAGGTGTCGACGACGATCAGCCAGGGCACGCGCACGTTCCCGCTCGCCTATCCGGTGAGTGCGTCGTGGAGCGGTGAAGGTGTCCACGTCGGCACTGGAAACGCACCCGGAAGTGCGGTCGCGGCATACGACCCCGTGACCGGGAAGTTGACCGGACTGCGGACAGGAAGCGGGACGCTCACCGTCACTGTCAACGGTGTGACCCGGACTGCGCCGGTGACCGTCAGCTGA
- a CDS encoding response regulator transcription factor: MTLRVVLADDHPMYRFGLAAVLTQSEDIDVVASVGDGSELLRAVAEYAPDVVITDLTMPGLDGVTATQQLLAADPGLPVLVLTMHEDDEHVFAALRAGARGYLVKGADGSEILGAVRTVALGGAVYGGSVARRIVTFYAGEGEVSPTARAFPLLTPREREVLELVAVGCRNHEIARRLSMSEKTVRNHVSQVLTKLQAPDRTAAALRARDAGLG, translated from the coding sequence ATGACGTTGCGTGTGGTCCTCGCGGACGACCACCCGATGTACCGCTTCGGCCTCGCCGCGGTGCTCACCCAGTCGGAGGACATAGACGTGGTCGCCAGCGTGGGCGACGGGTCCGAGCTCCTCCGGGCCGTCGCGGAGTATGCGCCGGACGTGGTGATCACCGACCTGACCATGCCCGGCCTCGATGGAGTCACCGCGACACAGCAGTTGCTCGCCGCGGACCCCGGCCTACCGGTGCTGGTGTTGACCATGCACGAGGACGACGAGCACGTCTTCGCCGCCCTGCGCGCCGGCGCTCGCGGCTACCTCGTCAAGGGTGCGGACGGCTCCGAGATCCTGGGTGCGGTCCGGACTGTCGCCTTGGGCGGCGCCGTGTACGGCGGTAGCGTCGCGCGGCGCATCGTCACCTTCTACGCGGGCGAGGGGGAGGTGTCACCCACCGCGCGCGCCTTCCCCCTGCTCACGCCTCGTGAACGTGAGGTACTCGAGCTCGTCGCCGTCGGATGCCGCAACCACGAGATCGCGCGACGACTGTCCATGTCGGAGAAAACCGTGCGCAACCACGTCTCGCAGGTCCTCACCAAGCTGCAGGCACCCGACCGGACGGCAGCAGCGCTGCGAGCGCGCGACGCGGGTCTGGGCTGA
- a CDS encoding sensor histidine kinase: MGAGADDWARRTAGWLVAALILALFATVPVSLSGGVLNRPLVVGSESGLWIGAIVAALALSGAALTHLRPKNVIGWLLLLSGLLQVINISADAYATRALTDPDGSLPLGLACAWLASWTWMPSLLLLVLVLPALYPTGRAPSTYWAWHVRLSMVGITTSALLMAFGPGGVDDTVEGVELPWTLPEWALWAFGVPAAVLLAASAVSTIVGTLVRAVRARTPERQQLLWLLSVVTLMVGTVFTEYSVLFGLSYGLVPVAVVIGVLRYRLLGIEVALRQTLLYVPMTLLVALVVGGLTTALARLVPEGPLPLLAASAVVVALVLPVARRLSVLVDRLVLGERADPLTLVDRVAADLEVAHDDPVAAMLQAVASAASSPSAAVRDTSGRLVAEVGGNTDPTAQTFVVPLRHGGDDLGTLELAMSVQPKGTTDPGRRLAATLAPHLAVVVHARRLTQDLKRERARVTAATLAERDRVRRDLHDGLGPSLSGIALSLEAATMAQDTDPTSVPLLLARTREEADSAVREIRRVVDGLRPAALDLRGLPSAVEDTASMLGLGRQGGVAFNLQADLPATLPPAVEEGAFRILAEALTNVVRHAEATRCDVTIRRSHGDLRLVVSDDGCGLAASNGSGHGLASMLRRATDLNGHLEVTGKQQGGTVITAVLPVGPS, from the coding sequence ATGGGAGCGGGCGCCGACGACTGGGCACGCAGGACCGCGGGCTGGCTCGTGGCTGCCCTCATCCTCGCCCTCTTCGCCACCGTCCCGGTGTCACTGTCCGGCGGGGTGCTGAACCGCCCCCTGGTCGTAGGGTCGGAGTCGGGTCTGTGGATCGGAGCAATCGTCGCGGCCCTTGCCCTGTCCGGGGCCGCCCTGACCCACCTCCGCCCGAAGAACGTGATCGGCTGGCTGCTGCTGCTGTCGGGTTTGCTCCAGGTCATCAACATCTCGGCCGACGCGTACGCGACACGCGCCCTCACCGATCCGGACGGCTCACTCCCGCTCGGCCTGGCATGTGCGTGGCTGGCCTCCTGGACGTGGATGCCGTCGCTGCTGCTCTTGGTCCTCGTGCTGCCAGCTCTCTACCCAACGGGCCGCGCGCCTTCGACGTACTGGGCATGGCACGTCCGACTCAGCATGGTCGGCATCACCACGAGCGCCCTGCTGATGGCCTTCGGCCCCGGCGGCGTCGACGACACCGTCGAGGGCGTTGAGCTCCCGTGGACCCTCCCGGAGTGGGCGCTCTGGGCGTTCGGGGTCCCCGCCGCGGTTCTCCTCGCCGCGTCTGCAGTCAGCACGATCGTCGGGACGCTGGTTCGGGCTGTGCGCGCCCGCACTCCCGAACGACAGCAGCTCCTGTGGTTGCTGAGCGTCGTGACCCTCATGGTGGGGACCGTCTTCACCGAGTACTCCGTCCTGTTCGGCCTGTCCTACGGCCTCGTGCCCGTGGCCGTGGTCATCGGTGTGCTGCGCTACCGCCTTCTCGGCATCGAGGTGGCCCTGCGACAGACGCTGCTCTACGTGCCGATGACCCTGCTCGTCGCACTCGTCGTGGGCGGGCTGACGACGGCACTGGCCCGTCTCGTCCCCGAGGGCCCGCTCCCCCTGTTGGCCGCATCCGCCGTCGTGGTGGCCCTCGTGCTGCCAGTGGCTCGACGCCTCAGTGTCCTGGTCGACCGGCTGGTCCTCGGGGAGCGGGCCGACCCCCTGACGCTCGTGGACCGGGTCGCCGCCGATCTCGAGGTCGCGCACGACGACCCCGTCGCGGCGATGCTCCAGGCGGTGGCGTCCGCAGCGTCGTCCCCCAGCGCGGCCGTGCGCGACACCTCGGGACGACTCGTCGCCGAGGTGGGAGGGAACACCGACCCGACTGCGCAGACCTTCGTGGTGCCGCTTCGGCACGGTGGCGACGACCTGGGAACGCTGGAGCTGGCCATGAGCGTCCAGCCCAAAGGCACCACGGACCCGGGACGACGTCTCGCCGCAACGCTGGCACCGCACCTCGCCGTGGTGGTCCACGCCCGCCGGCTCACGCAGGATCTCAAGCGGGAGCGCGCCCGCGTCACGGCGGCCACACTGGCCGAGCGCGACCGGGTGCGGCGAGACCTTCACGATGGGCTCGGCCCCTCCCTCTCCGGTATCGCGCTCAGCCTGGAAGCAGCCACCATGGCGCAGGACACCGACCCGACCTCGGTCCCCCTTCTGCTGGCGCGGACGCGAGAGGAGGCAGACTCGGCGGTCCGGGAGATCCGCCGCGTCGTCGACGGTTTGCGACCGGCCGCCCTGGACCTGAGAGGTCTCCCAAGCGCGGTCGAGGACACCGCGTCAATGCTCGGTCTGGGCCGGCAAGGCGGGGTGGCCTTCAACCTCCAGGCCGACCTCCCCGCCACTCTGCCGCCCGCAGTCGAGGAGGGCGCCTTCCGCATCCTGGCCGAGGCACTGACCAACGTGGTGCGTCATGCGGAAGCCACTCGGTGCGACGTGACGATCCGTCGCTCCCACGGGGATCTGCGGCTGGTCGTCTCCGACGACGGCTGCGGACTTGCAGCGTCCAACGGGTCCGGCCATGGACTCGCCTCCATGCTGCGGCGTGCCACAGATCTCAACGGCCATCTCGAGGTCACCGGCAAGCAGCAGGGCGGAACCGTGATCACCGCAGTGCTCCCGGTGGGTCCGTCATGA
- a CDS encoding alpha-ketoglutarate-dependent dioxygenase AlkB, with the protein MAAALQHSLFDTGDAIDLGSLAPTRTHLSRGAWVDYQPSWLTGADLLFDALHEAVPWKAERREMYERVVDVPRLLKFYEQDEALPHPVLTETRKTLSDRYAGELGEPFVSAGMCLYRDGRDSVAWHGDRVGRSKDQDTMVAILSVGSARSLMLRPRGGGTSIGFSLGHGDLVVMGGSCQRTWDHAIPKTNKPVGPRISIQFRPRGVR; encoded by the coding sequence ATGGCCGCAGCGCTGCAGCATTCGCTCTTCGACACCGGTGACGCCATCGACCTCGGGTCGCTGGCCCCGACCCGCACGCACCTTTCACGGGGCGCGTGGGTGGACTACCAACCGAGCTGGCTCACGGGCGCCGACCTCCTCTTCGACGCGCTCCACGAGGCCGTGCCCTGGAAGGCCGAACGCCGAGAGATGTATGAACGGGTCGTCGACGTGCCGCGGCTGCTGAAGTTCTACGAACAGGACGAGGCCCTCCCCCACCCCGTCCTCACCGAAACGCGAAAGACCTTGTCCGACAGGTATGCCGGAGAGTTGGGCGAGCCTTTCGTGTCCGCCGGAATGTGCCTCTACAGAGACGGACGCGACTCCGTGGCGTGGCACGGCGACCGGGTCGGCCGATCCAAGGACCAGGACACGATGGTGGCGATCCTCTCCGTCGGGTCGGCACGTTCACTGATGCTGCGACCGCGTGGTGGCGGGACCTCGATCGGCTTCTCGCTGGGCCACGGCGACCTCGTCGTCATGGGCGGCTCCTGCCAACGCACGTGGGACCACGCCATCCCCAAAACCAACAAGCCTGTCGGCCCCCGGATCTCCATCCAGTTCCGACCCCGCGGAGTGCGCTGA
- a CDS encoding peptidoglycan-binding protein produces MTQTPDVGRRSLLRGAGGIVLGGGLVVAGASAAHAATSQNGWPASSSPSAIGITGLTVSGHTFPAGVRGGQVHTVLGYVARRFHSEVEALANPGCWGYNYRVISGSTSFSNHASGTAIDCNAPRHPLGASGTFSSAQVSRIRSILSYCNGVVRWGGDYSGRKDEMHFEINVRPGDSRIAPLVAKIGGSTPPPTTTWSTVKSGATGFRVTAIQHLLRARGQSLTVDGVFGAVTVSKVKAFQTSRGLLADGVVGPKTWAALIITVKSGSSGQAVVAAQKALTARGYTLTADGIFGATTASKAKAFQASRGLLADGIVGSATWAKLTI; encoded by the coding sequence ATGACGCAGACGCCGGACGTGGGACGCCGGAGTCTCCTGCGCGGCGCCGGAGGGATCGTCCTCGGCGGAGGGCTCGTCGTCGCTGGCGCAAGCGCCGCCCACGCGGCCACCTCGCAGAACGGCTGGCCCGCGAGTAGCAGTCCGAGCGCCATCGGGATCACCGGGCTCACCGTCTCGGGACACACTTTCCCCGCCGGCGTGCGCGGCGGCCAGGTCCACACGGTCCTCGGCTACGTCGCGCGTCGCTTCCACAGCGAGGTCGAGGCGCTCGCCAACCCCGGCTGCTGGGGCTACAACTACCGCGTCATCTCGGGCAGCACGAGCTTCTCGAACCACGCGTCAGGGACCGCGATCGACTGCAACGCGCCCCGTCACCCGCTCGGTGCATCCGGCACGTTCTCGTCGGCTCAGGTGAGTCGGATCCGCTCGATCCTCAGCTATTGCAACGGTGTCGTGCGGTGGGGCGGCGACTACTCGGGCCGCAAGGACGAGATGCACTTCGAGATCAACGTCCGTCCCGGCGACTCCCGCATTGCGCCCCTCGTCGCCAAGATCGGTGGATCGACGCCGCCTCCGACCACCACCTGGTCCACGGTGAAGTCGGGAGCCACTGGCTTCCGGGTCACCGCCATCCAGCACCTGCTCCGGGCCCGAGGCCAGTCACTGACCGTCGACGGCGTCTTTGGTGCAGTCACCGTCAGCAAGGTCAAGGCGTTCCAGACCTCACGCGGCCTTCTCGCCGACGGCGTCGTCGGACCAAAGACGTGGGCCGCACTCATCATCACGGTGAAGTCCGGCTCGTCGGGCCAGGCTGTCGTGGCCGCCCAGAAGGCCCTCACGGCGCGCGGCTACACCCTCACCGCCGATGGCATCTTCGGCGCGACGACGGCCTCCAAGGCAAAGGCTTTCCAGGCCAGCCGCGGTCTCCTCGCCGATGGCATCGTCGGCTCGGCGACCTGGGCCAAGCTCACGATCTGA
- the recO gene encoding DNA repair protein RecO, protein MPLYRDQGIVLRTHKLGEADRIITVLTRSLGKVRTVGKGVRRTKSRFGARLEPGMLVDLQCYEGRNLDTVTQAETLESWGDIVSRDYNAWTAASAVLETCDRLTEEREPALQQYLLVTGALRSLAGKEHDPNLVLDAYLLRALAIAGWAPSFHDCAKCGAEGPHRAFHIVSGGAVCSSCRPPGSAAPAPETLRMLAALLAGDWFIADASELRHRREGSGLTTAFLQWHLEHGVRSLRMVER, encoded by the coding sequence GTGCCGCTCTACCGAGACCAGGGGATCGTGCTGCGCACTCACAAGCTGGGTGAGGCAGACCGCATCATCACGGTGCTCACGCGCAGTCTGGGCAAGGTCCGCACCGTCGGCAAGGGTGTGCGCCGCACCAAATCCCGATTCGGAGCCCGGCTCGAGCCGGGGATGCTCGTCGACCTGCAGTGCTACGAAGGGCGCAACCTCGACACGGTGACGCAGGCCGAGACGCTCGAGTCGTGGGGTGACATCGTCTCGCGCGACTACAACGCGTGGACGGCTGCCAGTGCCGTGCTCGAGACGTGTGACCGGCTCACCGAGGAGCGCGAGCCGGCGCTGCAGCAGTACCTCCTCGTCACAGGTGCCCTGCGCTCCCTCGCAGGCAAGGAACACGACCCCAACCTCGTCCTCGACGCCTACCTCCTGCGTGCGCTCGCGATCGCGGGCTGGGCGCCGAGCTTCCACGACTGCGCGAAGTGCGGCGCCGAGGGTCCTCACCGCGCGTTCCACATCGTCTCCGGTGGCGCGGTCTGTTCCTCGTGCCGTCCTCCCGGCTCCGCAGCACCCGCGCCAGAGACGCTGCGAATGTTGGCAGCGCTGCTTGCCGGCGATTGGTTCATCGCCGACGCCTCCGAGCTGCGTCACCGACGGGAGGGGAGCGGACTGACCACAGCGTTCCTGCAGTGGCACCTCGAACACGGAGTGCGCTCGCTACGTATGGTTGAGCGGTGA
- a CDS encoding isoprenyl transferase — MTSRPFAHPSGAQPPALATEQVPGHVAIVMDGNGRWANQRGLPRTKGHEAGEGALLDVVAGAIEAGVTHLSTYAFSTENWKRSPDEVRFLMGFNRDVIRRRRDQLHEWGVRMRWVGRRPRLWSSVIKELEIAQELTQHNTGLTLYFCVNYGGRAELGDAARDLAEDVARGRIKAKNVDERTLARYLPEPDMPDVDLFVRSSGEQRTSNFLLWQSAYAEMVFLDTLWPDFDRRDLWRAIEIYADRDRRYGGAVDLTTTDGGPRP; from the coding sequence GTGACCAGCCGCCCCTTCGCTCACCCCAGCGGCGCGCAGCCGCCAGCCCTGGCGACCGAGCAGGTGCCGGGCCACGTCGCCATCGTCATGGACGGCAACGGGCGCTGGGCCAACCAGCGTGGGTTGCCCCGCACCAAGGGCCACGAGGCGGGTGAGGGCGCACTTCTCGACGTTGTCGCCGGTGCCATCGAGGCAGGCGTCACGCACCTGTCGACCTATGCCTTCTCGACCGAGAACTGGAAGCGTTCGCCCGACGAGGTCCGCTTCCTCATGGGCTTCAACCGCGACGTCATCCGTCGCCGCCGCGACCAGCTCCACGAGTGGGGCGTGCGGATGCGGTGGGTCGGCCGCCGGCCGCGTCTGTGGTCCTCGGTCATCAAGGAGCTCGAGATCGCGCAGGAGCTCACCCAGCACAACACCGGGCTCACCCTGTATTTCTGTGTCAACTACGGCGGACGGGCCGAGCTCGGTGATGCTGCCCGGGACTTGGCTGAGGACGTCGCGCGCGGTCGCATCAAGGCCAAGAACGTCGATGAACGCACCCTGGCCCGTTATCTCCCCGAGCCGGACATGCCTGACGTCGACCTGTTCGTGCGCTCCTCGGGCGAGCAGCGCACGAGCAACTTCCTGCTGTGGCAGAGCGCCTACGCCGAGATGGTCTTCCTCGACACCCTCTGGCCCGACTTCGACCGGCGCGACCTGTGGCGGGCCATCGAGATCTATGCCGACCGTGACCGCCGCTACGGTGGAGCCGTGGACCTGACGACGACCGATGGAGGGCCGCGCCCGTGA
- a CDS encoding permease, whose amino-acid sequence MSHEHHDVEAPSTSTTDEGEGSTRRSARHTHHVDGGDAAPETGGYAVWILAGSMLVLALARPRLTGLLEDHEAVQAWLTVFVSIALQALPFLVLGVTLSAAVAVFVSPEALSRWLPKSPAAAVPVAGLSGMALPGCECASVPIAGALVSRGIQPAVALTFLLAAPAINPIVLVSTAVAFAGDWRVVLARFLASLVTAIVVGWIWLRLGKDSVIRMPRRARSDGSRLARFVDEVSHDVLHAGGYLVVGAAVAATVNVVVPRSWIDTLAGNLLVSIIVLALFAVIVAICSEADAFVAASLSAFPMTARLVFMVVGPVLDVKLFALQIATFGRKFAMVFAPLTFVVAVLVATVTGMVLL is encoded by the coding sequence GTGAGCCACGAGCACCACGATGTCGAGGCACCCTCGACGTCGACCACGGACGAGGGCGAGGGGAGCACGCGCCGCTCGGCGCGGCATACCCATCATGTCGACGGCGGCGATGCTGCTCCTGAGACCGGCGGCTACGCGGTCTGGATCCTGGCCGGCTCCATGCTCGTCCTCGCGCTCGCGCGACCGCGGCTCACCGGCCTGCTCGAGGACCACGAGGCCGTGCAGGCCTGGCTCACCGTCTTTGTGTCCATCGCGCTGCAGGCGCTGCCGTTCCTCGTCCTGGGTGTCACGCTCTCGGCTGCGGTCGCTGTCTTCGTGTCGCCCGAGGCGCTGAGTCGTTGGCTGCCCAAGTCTCCCGCCGCGGCCGTGCCCGTCGCGGGACTGTCGGGGATGGCCCTGCCGGGCTGTGAGTGCGCGAGTGTGCCGATCGCAGGAGCCTTGGTATCACGGGGGATTCAGCCCGCTGTCGCCCTGACCTTCCTGCTCGCTGCGCCCGCGATCAACCCCATCGTGCTGGTCTCGACAGCGGTGGCCTTCGCGGGGGACTGGCGCGTCGTCCTCGCACGGTTTCTCGCTTCGCTCGTCACCGCGATCGTCGTCGGCTGGATCTGGCTCCGGCTGGGCAAGGACTCCGTGATCCGTATGCCGCGTCGCGCCCGGTCCGACGGCTCTCGCCTTGCGCGTTTTGTCGACGAGGTGAGTCACGACGTGTTGCACGCCGGGGGATATCTCGTCGTCGGTGCCGCCGTGGCCGCGACCGTCAACGTCGTCGTGCCGCGTTCGTGGATCGACACCCTGGCCGGCAACCTGCTCGTCTCGATCATCGTCCTCGCTCTCTTTGCCGTCATCGTCGCGATCTGCTCTGAGGCCGACGCCTTCGTCGCGGCGAGTCTGTCGGCGTTCCCGATGACGGCGCGCCTCGTGTTCATGGTCGTCGGGCCGGTGCTCGACGTGAAGCTCTTTGCCTTGCAGATCGCGACGTTCGGGCGGAAGTTCGCCATGGTCTTTGCCCCGCTGACGTTCGTCGTCGCGGTGCTCGTGGCCACTGTCACCGGGATGGTCCTGCTGTGA